Proteins from one Sulfurovum sp. TSL1 genomic window:
- the rpsK gene encoding 30S ribosomal protein S11: MAKKKAKKSIAKGVVYVAATFNNTVITVTDEMGNVISWSSAGALGFKGSKKSTPFAATEAVADAMAKAMENGIKEVGIKVQGPGSGRDTAVKAIGATEGIRVTFLKDITPLPHNGCRPPKKRRV; encoded by the coding sequence ATGGCTAAGAAAAAAGCAAAAAAAAGTATTGCTAAAGGTGTAGTGTACGTAGCTGCAACTTTCAATAACACTGTGATTACAGTGACTGACGAAATGGGAAATGTTATCTCTTGGAGCAGTGCAGGTGCACTAGGTTTCAAAGGTAGCAAAAAATCAACTCCTTTTGCTGCTACTGAAGCTGTAGCGGATGCAATGGCAAAAGCAATGGAGAACGGTATCAAAGAAGTGGGGATCAAAGTTCAGGGTCCTGGTTCAGGTAGAGATACTGCAGTGAAAGCAATTGGTGCAACAGAAGGTATTCGTGTAACATTCTTAAAAGATATTACACCACTTCCACATAATGGTTGTAGACCACCTAAGAAGAGAAGGGTATAA
- the rpsD gene encoding 30S ribosomal protein S4, which yields MARYRGPVERLERRLGVDLGLKGERRLAGKSALEKRPYAPGQHGQRRAKISEYGLQLQEKQKAKFMYGVSEKQFRALYKEANAKEGNTGSILIQLLEQRLDNVVYRMGFATTRASARQFVNHGHVLVDGKRVDIPSFRVKAGQKIEIREKSKTNPQILRSIELTNQTGMVDWVDMDKEKLFGLFTRIPEREEIAIPVEERLIVELYSK from the coding sequence ATGGCAAGATATAGAGGTCCAGTTGAAAGACTAGAAAGAAGACTTGGTGTTGATCTTGGGTTAAAAGGTGAGAGAAGACTCGCTGGTAAAAGTGCATTGGAAAAAAGACCATATGCACCAGGACAACATGGACAAAGAAGAGCAAAGATCAGTGAATACGGTCTTCAACTTCAAGAGAAGCAAAAAGCTAAATTTATGTATGGTGTAAGTGAAAAACAATTTAGAGCACTTTATAAAGAAGCAAACGCTAAAGAAGGGAACACAGGTTCTATCCTTATCCAACTTCTTGAGCAAAGACTTGATAATGTTGTTTACAGAATGGGATTCGCTACAACTAGAGCGTCAGCAAGACAATTCGTAAACCACGGACATGTATTGGTGGATGGGAAAAGAGTAGATATCCCTTCTTTTAGAGTAAAAGCAGGTCAAAAAATCGAGATCAGAGAGAAAAGTAAAACGAATCCTCAGATCCTTAGATCAATCGAACTGACTAATCAAACAGGTATGGTTGATTGGGTTGATATGGACAAAGAAAAACTTTTTGGTCTATTCACAAGAATTCCGGAGAGAGAAGAGATCGCAATCCCAGTGGAAGAGCGTCTAATCGTTGAGCTATACTCTAAATAA